A window of the Terriglobales bacterium genome harbors these coding sequences:
- the thpR gene encoding RNA 2',3'-cyclic phosphodiesterase, with protein MRLFVAIDIDEAIRARIARFLEGVQGFAPEVRWVRPESMHLTLKFLGETDEATAERVHRALAGIRNASPQVAFRGTGFFPTARSARVFWIGVEADEPLAELAAKVEQAMEALGYEREKRVFSPHLTLARLGSGRPGRGPEDRPNLRFRRLQEKLAAMPPPDFGTMTPREFHLYQSRLSPKGSEYTKLASFKLD; from the coding sequence ATAGACATAGACGAGGCCATCCGGGCGCGCATCGCTCGCTTCCTGGAAGGCGTACAGGGGTTTGCGCCCGAGGTGCGGTGGGTGCGTCCGGAATCGATGCACCTTACGCTGAAGTTCCTGGGTGAGACCGACGAAGCCACCGCAGAGCGCGTTCACCGCGCCCTGGCTGGAATCCGGAACGCAAGCCCGCAAGTCGCCTTCCGCGGCACCGGCTTCTTCCCTACGGCGCGATCGGCACGGGTTTTCTGGATCGGCGTCGAGGCGGATGAGCCGTTAGCGGAACTGGCAGCGAAAGTCGAGCAGGCGATGGAGGCCCTGGGCTACGAGCGCGAGAAGCGCGTGTTCTCGCCTCATCTGACGCTGGCGCGCCTGGGCTCAGGGCGTCCCGGGCGCGGTCCCGAGGACAGGCCCAACCTGCGATTCCGCCGCCTGCAGGAGAAGCTGGCCGCGATGCCCCCTCCGGACTTTGGTACCATGACGCCCCGCGAGTTCCATCTGTACCAGAGCAGGCTCTCGCCGAAGGGCTCCGAGTACACCAAGCTCGCGAGCTTCAAGCTGGACTGA
- the plsY gene encoding glycerol-3-phosphate 1-O-acyltransferase PlsY, translating to MTTFATIAAVSYLLGSIPFGYILMRLFRGQDVRQTGSGNIGATNVARSSPGLGLATLALDAGKGWLAVTLSPVFCPHPLQRPGPVDLCMALAALGALAGHIFPIWLKFRGGKGVATAAGSFAVLAPDAMLAAFGAFLLMVMLFRYVSLGSMVGVAVFPVAAYLLHRHALPTSAYALMGIGSALIIGRHHANIRRLLAGTESRLRFRRSKESA from the coding sequence ATGACTACCTTCGCCACCATCGCAGCCGTTTCCTATCTGCTCGGCTCCATCCCGTTCGGCTATATTCTGATGCGGCTGTTCCGTGGCCAGGATGTGCGACAGACGGGAAGTGGAAACATCGGCGCGACCAATGTCGCTCGGTCGTCGCCCGGACTCGGCCTGGCGACGCTGGCGCTCGATGCGGGCAAGGGCTGGCTGGCGGTCACCCTTTCCCCGGTGTTCTGCCCACATCCACTTCAGCGTCCCGGACCCGTCGATTTGTGCATGGCCTTGGCTGCGCTCGGGGCGTTGGCAGGCCACATCTTTCCCATCTGGCTCAAGTTCCGGGGCGGCAAGGGTGTAGCGACGGCCGCCGGGAGCTTTGCCGTGCTGGCTCCGGACGCTATGCTGGCGGCGTTTGGCGCGTTCCTGCTGATGGTGATGCTGTTTCGCTATGTTTCACTAGGATCCATGGTGGGCGTTGCGGTCTTCCCCGTGGCTGCCTACCTGTTGCATCGCCACGCGCTCCCGACCAGCGCGTATGCCCTGATGGGAATCGGCTCGGCGCTCATCATAGGCAGACACCACGCCAACATCCGGCGGCTGCTGGCGGGGACTGAGAGCCGCTTGCGATTCAGACGCAGCAAGGAGAGTGCGTGA
- a CDS encoding NAD(P)H-dependent glycerol-3-phosphate dehydrogenase, protein MSEIAVIGAGAWGTAIAIALGRSGRHRVRLWAFEKEVAESLAREHVNHVFLPDFKVPKAVVGTSSLQQALAGAEMAVTVMPSHHCRRVYEHMVPHLPPQMMLLSATKGIENQTLLRMTEVASEVLAKARPDARPRIGALSGPSFAKEVARGDPTAVAVASNDAELVAYAQQAFNDSNFRVYASEDVVGVEMGGALKNIIAIAAGVCDGIGLGHNTIAALITRGLAEITRLAVACGARRETMFGLAGVGDLVLTCTGGLSRNRSVGVELGRGRKLDDIVAGMQGMVAEGVLTLNAARGLARRQGVEMPITEQMHAVLYEGKAPMAAIHELMTRPARGEWGAAST, encoded by the coding sequence GTGAGCGAGATCGCGGTCATCGGCGCGGGCGCGTGGGGTACGGCTATTGCCATCGCCCTGGGACGCAGTGGCAGGCACCGTGTCCGCTTGTGGGCCTTTGAAAAAGAAGTAGCGGAATCGCTGGCACGCGAGCACGTCAACCACGTCTTTCTTCCCGACTTCAAGGTTCCCAAGGCGGTCGTGGGAACCAGCAGCCTGCAGCAGGCGCTGGCGGGAGCGGAGATGGCGGTCACGGTGATGCCCTCGCACCACTGCCGCCGGGTCTACGAGCATATGGTTCCCCACCTTCCGCCGCAGATGATGCTGCTGAGCGCCACCAAGGGGATCGAAAACCAGACGCTGCTGCGCATGACCGAGGTGGCTTCCGAGGTATTGGCCAAAGCCAGGCCGGATGCGCGGCCCCGCATCGGTGCGCTGAGCGGACCCTCGTTCGCCAAAGAAGTAGCGCGCGGCGACCCCACGGCGGTGGCCGTGGCCTCGAACGATGCCGAACTGGTAGCCTACGCGCAGCAGGCGTTCAACGACTCCAACTTCCGCGTGTATGCCAGCGAGGACGTGGTGGGAGTGGAGATGGGCGGGGCGCTCAAGAACATCATCGCCATCGCCGCAGGGGTGTGCGACGGCATAGGCCTGGGACACAACACCATCGCCGCACTGATCACGCGCGGGCTGGCAGAAATCACGCGCCTGGCCGTGGCCTGCGGAGCCCGGCGCGAAACCATGTTCGGACTTGCCGGAGTCGGCGACCTGGTGTTGACCTGCACCGGCGGCCTCTCGCGCAACCGCTCCGTGGGCGTGGAGCTGGGCCGCGGACGCAAGCTGGATGACATCGTCGCCGGCATGCAAGGCATGGTAGCCGAGGGCGTGCTCACCCTGAATGCCGCGCGTGGACTGGCAAGACGGCAGGGTGTGGAGATGCCCATCACGGAGCAGATGCACGCCGTGCTCTACGAGGGCAAGGCTCCCATGGCCGCCATCCACGAGCTGATGACCCGCCCCGCCCGCGGGGAATGGGGTGCCGCAAGTACCTGA